One genomic window of Bacillota bacterium includes the following:
- the cas7d gene encoding type I-D CRISPR-associated protein Cas7/Csc2 gives MADERIDRFAEQLVGVDTLLPREITKGNKTTKIAQAIYTRQVVTIVGVKIAASRFLPVSHAGYSNETYVDKIDLLGKKRAEFIGRKLKGIERRAHMALFREMTEAETGAKWGEFFSEKFGKECTIPDGLCIACWNCSLFGGLETGKGATFSRVRYFDTFSIEDATECIQSDESPEQMAIGNTVGEDLSVERGEASFHRYEYVKTGTHFPFITIIESPALLDIAGYLAAVKLADQHGYGKYSANHGKFTTDFIAVSTGYPLFSILDMLVWLDEGNLSNVQDRLKFEAAIDKPVTLFGTDIDELGSRLNEEFKAYIAALSVPPRDREPRRRGTR, from the coding sequence ATGGCAGACGAGAGAATAGACCGGTTTGCTGAGCAGCTGGTTGGCGTCGATACCCTGCTGCCGCGGGAAATCACCAAGGGGAATAAAACAACAAAAATTGCCCAGGCGATTTATACCAGACAGGTCGTGACGATTGTTGGCGTAAAGATTGCGGCGAGCCGCTTTCTCCCGGTCTCGCACGCAGGATATTCTAATGAAACTTATGTGGACAAGATTGACTTGCTGGGTAAAAAGCGCGCCGAGTTCATTGGCCGCAAGCTGAAAGGAATCGAACGGCGGGCCCATATGGCATTGTTTCGCGAGATGACGGAGGCAGAAACCGGCGCCAAATGGGGCGAATTCTTCTCTGAGAAGTTCGGCAAGGAATGCACCATCCCGGATGGTCTATGTATTGCGTGCTGGAATTGCTCCCTCTTTGGCGGCCTTGAGACCGGTAAAGGCGCGACTTTCTCGAGGGTACGCTATTTCGACACATTTTCTATTGAAGATGCCACTGAGTGCATTCAGAGCGACGAATCACCAGAGCAAATGGCAATAGGCAACACGGTAGGCGAGGACCTAAGCGTCGAGCGAGGTGAGGCGTCCTTCCATCGTTATGAGTATGTCAAGACTGGCACCCATTTCCCATTTATAACCATCATCGAAAGCCCAGCTTTACTAGATATAGCAGGTTATCTGGCTGCTGTCAAGCTCGCAGATCAGCACGGCTATGGGAAGTATTCAGCGAACCATGGAAAGTTTACTACAGATTTTATAGCCGTATCAACTGGGTACCCCCTCTTTTCGATCCTTGATATGCTTGTCTGGCTGGACGAAGGTAACCTATCCAATGTTCAAGATAGGCTCAAGTTCGAAGCTGCGATTGACAAACCAGTGACCCTATTTGGAACCGACATTGATGAATTGGGTAGCAGGCTCAATGAGGAATTTAAAGCCTACATCGCTGCATTAAGCGTTCCGCCTAGGGATAGGGAACCACGGAGAAGGGGCACCAGATGA
- the cas1 gene encoding CRISPR-associated endonuclease Cas1: MPAESGSSSGQIIISDFGAFVGKKSERLIIKQGKEIIEQVPFHNLQSLIISGSGISISADVIQECMEHGIQIDFLTFSGKPYAKLTSPGLSGTVITRREQLLAYYEKRGLRLAKAFIEGKLRNQQGLLHYFARYRKSENCETFDVLSNMENQIADMVKELETIDGKCVDDVREQLLSVEGRAGAIYWGGIKKLLASNIEFETREHRGANDPFNSLLNYGYGILYSTVWGAIVLAGLEPFAGFIHTDRPGKPSLCLDLVEEFRQRVVDRTVVSLVNRGSTIKLQEGLLTDQIRRKLIENIQERLEAKETYRGKQHKLKTIIQLQARRIASYLRGETDYKPFIGRW; encoded by the coding sequence ATGCCAGCAGAGTCAGGATCGAGTTCCGGTCAGATTATTATCTCAGACTTCGGAGCTTTCGTCGGGAAGAAAAGCGAAAGACTGATCATCAAACAAGGTAAGGAGATTATCGAGCAGGTCCCATTCCACAACCTCCAATCTCTCATAATCAGTGGTTCCGGAATCTCCATCTCTGCTGACGTCATCCAGGAGTGTATGGAGCACGGTATCCAAATCGATTTTTTGACATTTTCGGGGAAACCCTACGCAAAGTTAACTTCACCGGGCCTGTCCGGGACCGTGATCACGCGCCGTGAACAACTCCTGGCTTATTATGAAAAGCGCGGATTAAGGCTAGCGAAGGCTTTCATCGAAGGCAAGCTCCGCAATCAGCAGGGCCTACTTCATTACTTCGCAAGATACCGGAAATCTGAAAACTGCGAGACGTTTGATGTGCTATCCAATATGGAAAACCAGATAGCCGACATGGTGAAAGAACTTGAAACCATCGACGGCAAATGTGTGGATGACGTGCGAGAGCAGCTCCTGTCCGTTGAGGGCCGTGCCGGGGCGATTTACTGGGGCGGTATTAAAAAACTACTGGCAAGTAATATCGAGTTCGAGACTCGAGAGCACCGTGGGGCCAACGACCCTTTCAATTCGTTACTCAACTATGGGTACGGTATCCTCTACTCGACCGTATGGGGAGCTATTGTGCTCGCCGGTCTCGAGCCCTTTGCCGGATTCATCCATACCGACCGCCCCGGCAAGCCCAGCCTCTGCCTGGATCTCGTCGAGGAGTTTCGCCAGCGAGTCGTGGACCGCACCGTGGTGAGTCTCGTAAATCGAGGATCGACAATCAAGTTGCAGGAAGGCCTGCTTACGGACCAGATCAGGAGAAAGCTCATCGAAAACATCCAGGAACGACTCGAGGCAAAGGAAACATATCGTGGGAAGCAGCACAAGCTGAAAACCATCATTCAGCTTCAGGCCCGCCGGATCGCCAGTTATCTTAGAGGCGAGACGGACTATAAGCCATTCATTGGACGCTGGTAG